One window of Paenibacillus sp. FSL K6-3182 genomic DNA carries:
- a CDS encoding DEAD/DEAH box helicase — MSKHTWYEIGINELLSDKLTANGIIEPTDVQANTIPILLGGSDVSARSQTGTGKTLAYLLPLLQKLNSHSSAIQAIILAPTQELAMQIVRVAEVYAEPLNIRVQQLIGGAALKRQVEKLKLRPQLVIGTPGRIHELLKLRKLKLNDVKNVVVDEADQVFQLGSTKEVEIILHSVGKEHQIAFFSATYPDQMARFEGRWMKNPERIQVTPEHTVSQTIDNYFIVSDKRDKTDTARRLVRLLNPASALLFLNDTDNISNWESKLSYEGFTVEALYGDADKQRRAATLTRFREGRCQLLLATDVAARGLDIEGLPLVIQLDPASDADHYVHRAGRTGRMGRPGTVVSIVTPQELFIMEKFRKQLGIELTERTMFRGKLLSEEELREATKPFAARHEAKLADRSEALQTKRAVENKSAAAAPKQTKLVETKAVAAPPKPKPAAKPAPKKVERKREGKNKGAPKWLKAKREADKEQS, encoded by the coding sequence ATGAGTAAGCACACATGGTATGAAATAGGAATTAATGAACTGCTGTCGGATAAGCTCACAGCAAATGGAATTATTGAACCAACGGATGTACAGGCAAATACGATTCCGATATTGCTTGGAGGCAGCGACGTTTCAGCGAGGTCGCAGACGGGCACAGGTAAAACGCTTGCGTATTTGCTGCCGCTTCTTCAGAAGCTGAATTCGCATTCAAGCGCGATTCAAGCGATTATTTTGGCTCCAACTCAGGAGCTTGCGATGCAAATTGTTCGTGTAGCAGAAGTGTACGCGGAGCCGCTGAACATTCGCGTTCAGCAATTGATTGGCGGAGCAGCATTAAAGAGGCAGGTAGAGAAATTGAAGCTGCGCCCGCAGCTGGTTATTGGAACACCAGGGCGAATTCACGAATTGCTTAAGCTGCGCAAACTCAAGCTGAATGATGTGAAAAATGTTGTAGTTGATGAAGCGGATCAAGTATTTCAGCTCGGGTCGACAAAAGAGGTCGAGATCATTTTGCATAGTGTCGGTAAAGAGCACCAAATTGCTTTTTTCTCCGCGACATATCCGGATCAAATGGCTCGTTTTGAAGGACGCTGGATGAAAAACCCGGAACGTATTCAGGTTACGCCGGAGCATACCGTATCACAAACGATCGATAATTACTTTATCGTTAGCGATAAGCGTGATAAAACCGATACGGCAAGAAGGCTTGTACGCTTGCTGAACCCGGCCTCTGCTCTGCTTTTCCTAAATGATACCGACAACATTTCCAACTGGGAATCGAAGCTAAGTTATGAAGGCTTTACTGTTGAGGCTTTGTATGGGGATGCGGATAAACAGCGCCGTGCAGCAACATTGACACGTTTTCGCGAGGGTCGCTGCCAACTGCTGCTAGCTACGGATGTTGCGGCTAGAGGCCTTGATATTGAAGGTCTGCCGCTCGTCATTCAGCTTGATCCTGCATCGGATGCGGATCATTATGTGCATCGTGCAGGACGAACGGGCCGTATGGGACGTCCTGGTACAGTCGTTTCCATTGTCACGCCGCAGGAGCTGTTTATTATGGAGAAATTCCGCAAGCAGCTGGGCATCGAATTGACAGAACGGACGATGTTCAGAGGAAAGCTTCTTAGCGAGGAAGAGCTGCGAGAAGCAACAAAACCGTTTGCGGCTCGCCATGAAGCGAAGCTTGCAGATCGCTCAGAAGCGTTGCAAACGAAGCGAGCTGTAGAGAACAAAAGTGCAGCTGCTGCTCCGAAACAAACGAAGCTTGTAGAGACGAAAGCAGTAGCTGCTCCGCCGAAACCAAAGCCAGCAGCGAAGCCTGCTCCTAAGAAAGTGGAGCGAAAGCGCGAAGGCAAAAACAAAGGTGCTCCTAAGTGGTTGAAGGCTAAACGCGAGGCCGATAAGGAACAATCATAA
- a CDS encoding S-layer homology domain-containing protein, producing MKQTMWKKTAISSLALLMLAGGATSAFADGGKGKGHDGDRNDDKGRHEDKDDKYDKDDKHKVTWQFQDEDDLKWAMEYIMRLASKGVFTGYEDGTFKPNQKINRIETLTAAVRLMGLRSQAESADKMKTDLQFNDGDKIAKKYPWAVGYVAVALENDLFSETESEVKPEANATRLWSTILLVKALKLEDEAKALNNTKLDFKDAKEIPAGSVGYVALALKKGIITGYNDKNGKTFRPNQPVTRAELAALLDRTDTEMPNHDAQAILGKLKAAPADGKLTVVKGDNTEISLALDSNVFIFRDDKKSPVSSLRAGDEVLVRTYLNRIVFIEVTKSAPVSTAFTENGIINTLTFNNQAKLTTVSLITRYENSQAVVTTFSIDPSVVITGDSSQLKVGQYVQVKGDNGTVKSIEVK from the coding sequence ATGAAACAAACAATGTGGAAAAAGACAGCAATTTCTTCGCTTGCGCTGCTAATGCTTGCAGGCGGTGCGACGTCAGCTTTTGCAGATGGCGGTAAAGGCAAAGGGCATGATGGCGATCGTAATGATGATAAAGGCCGTCATGAGGACAAGGATGACAAGTATGACAAGGACGATAAACATAAAGTAACATGGCAATTTCAAGATGAGGACGATCTGAAGTGGGCTATGGAATACATTATGCGGTTAGCGTCGAAGGGCGTATTTACTGGCTACGAGGATGGTACATTTAAGCCGAATCAGAAAATCAACCGTATTGAAACGTTGACTGCTGCTGTCAGATTGATGGGTCTTCGCTCACAAGCGGAATCAGCAGATAAAATGAAAACGGACTTGCAATTTAATGATGGGGATAAAATCGCAAAAAAATACCCTTGGGCTGTTGGTTACGTTGCAGTAGCGCTGGAGAACGATCTATTCTCTGAGACTGAATCAGAAGTGAAACCGGAAGCAAACGCGACAAGACTATGGTCTACGATTCTTCTCGTAAAAGCGCTTAAACTGGAAGACGAAGCGAAGGCGCTCAATAATACGAAGCTTGACTTTAAGGATGCAAAAGAGATCCCTGCTGGATCTGTAGGTTATGTTGCTCTTGCTTTGAAGAAAGGCATTATTACCGGCTACAATGATAAGAATGGAAAAACGTTCCGTCCTAATCAACCAGTAACCCGTGCAGAGCTGGCAGCGCTTCTCGATCGCACAGATACGGAAATGCCTAATCATGATGCACAAGCCATTTTAGGCAAGCTAAAAGCAGCTCCTGCTGATGGCAAGTTGACGGTTGTTAAAGGAGATAACACGGAGATTTCACTAGCATTAGACTCGAATGTGTTTATTTTCCGAGATGATAAAAAATCGCCAGTGAGCTCACTCCGAGCAGGGGATGAGGTACTCGTTCGTACGTATCTCAATCGTATCGTATTTATTGAAGTAACGAAGTCGGCTCCTGTTAGTACAGCTTTCACGGAGAACGGAATTATTAATACATTAACGTTCAACAATCAGGCGAAATTGACGACGGTTTCTCTCATTACTCGATATGAAAACTCACAGGCAGTTGTCACAACATTCAGCATTGATCCAAGTGTAGTCATCACAGGTGACTCCTCGCAGCTAAAGGTTGGTCAATATGTACAAGTAAAAGGCGACAATGGTACAGTTAAATCAATTGAAGTGAAATAA
- a CDS encoding S-layer homology domain-containing protein, translating to MKLQFNTSKRWLALILAALLILPAANIVNANPASETLVNSGASHYNYFNNVYDHLNDENHILQTVTYEDIINLFDSEGTYVVLFGGAWSDKTQANIGFINQVAKQYGVKTIYNFDTRLDGKSLEIAETQTKEIKVGNNTFDFAEAYVELVKKYLTNLDEVLPAGDIVSYTKKDSKGTVISEGSAKKIEAPFLFVYNKKKIVSSLASTNVWNDYLTNGVLDTGKVDAYKAKVSQVFEGITSFDTINRSNSIKAAFNRNGSIINKKETVIFDESDGDLVFEHVTYHQLTKILESEGNYTILFGGSWCPNTQAAIKFINEYAKKNNIDKVYFWDTKLDSGISILDLNKDPNADPHNGIFFQTRDTNHPNANLYVDLINKYLPDIKTQYVKASNNVKYTNENGVEVIASKAQVPYLFQYNKDNKDADGNRAPILGHIELMYSWTNIQPDYVSSGLTGVNYNNYTNALKSLFARVEATPTGLTAGKPTSSDENDGQITGTKGKALEYKLESETDYKAVTGDAITNLVPGTYNVRYASKLGYNGPHTAGIPAAVSYKAGEAVNVVVPSYIQDQAAPTGLAGVAPTTSANNDGKITGTTTALEYKLSNSLSDYIRATEPSVTDLVYGTYDVRYAAKEGYRPSPKVEVVIPAYGEEAQEAPTGLTGVSPTTIANNDGQITGTTAALEYRLDGTDAYQAATEPAITGLAAGTYNIRFAAKPGFSASPAIDIVIKAFALQEQSEPSGLTGVAPTSSANNDGQITGTTTALEYKLSGAESYQAATAPSITGLSSGTYNVRFAAKEGYNAGAVLDVIVPNYVSPPSGGNNGPNPTPTPTPPAGGDNDGTAPTATITATTDAATGATVAKATAASITSLVELAKKAEAAGKTSVVELKVEATAQTKSVELSIPRKSFNEVASTTNAGVMANLGVGTVVFDAKAIESISNSAEAGDISIIITKVELTDEGKEALGDRPVYDFSVFAGTTQLTSFGGSNVQVSVPYTLKAGEDPNAVVVYYVTDAGSLETIRGKYNAGTGTVNFVTTHFSQYIVGYNKVSFKDVSDAAWYKDAVGFLAARSITTGTDEDHYSPNATVTRGQFIVLLLKAYGIEPNEKETANFDDAGNTYYTNYLGAAKRLGITKGVEGNTFDPNSKITRQDLFTLLYRALEVFGELPKAETNVAVSSFSDSAQIASYATDAFKVLVEGGIITGNNSKLSPKDVSTRAQVAQVLYNLLSK from the coding sequence ATGAAATTACAATTTAATACATCCAAAAGATGGTTAGCTCTTATATTGGCTGCGTTATTAATTTTGCCAGCTGCCAATATCGTTAATGCCAATCCAGCTTCGGAAACTCTAGTAAATAGCGGCGCCAGCCATTATAACTATTTTAATAATGTGTATGATCATTTGAATGATGAGAACCATATTCTTCAAACGGTAACGTATGAAGATATTATTAATCTCTTTGACAGCGAAGGCACGTATGTGGTGTTGTTTGGCGGAGCTTGGAGCGATAAAACACAAGCGAATATTGGCTTTATCAATCAGGTGGCGAAGCAATATGGCGTAAAAACCATCTATAACTTTGATACGAGGTTAGATGGCAAATCACTAGAGATTGCGGAAACGCAAACGAAAGAAATCAAAGTTGGCAACAACACTTTTGATTTTGCAGAAGCGTATGTCGAGCTGGTCAAAAAATATTTAACGAACCTCGATGAAGTACTTCCAGCAGGAGATATCGTTAGCTATACAAAAAAAGACAGCAAGGGCACAGTAATTTCTGAAGGCTCAGCGAAAAAAATTGAAGCACCATTCCTGTTTGTGTATAACAAAAAGAAAATTGTTTCCTCTTTGGCTTCAACGAATGTATGGAACGATTACTTAACAAATGGTGTTTTGGACACGGGCAAAGTAGATGCTTACAAAGCAAAAGTGAGTCAAGTATTTGAAGGAATCACTTCATTTGATACGATTAACCGTTCGAATTCTATCAAAGCAGCTTTCAATAGAAACGGATCAATCATCAACAAAAAAGAAACGGTTATTTTTGACGAATCGGATGGCGATCTCGTATTTGAACATGTAACCTATCACCAATTGACGAAGATTCTCGAGAGCGAAGGGAATTATACGATCTTGTTCGGCGGCTCTTGGTGCCCGAATACACAAGCAGCCATTAAGTTTATTAACGAATATGCGAAAAAAAATAACATTGATAAAGTTTATTTTTGGGACACCAAGCTGGATTCGGGAATTTCGATCCTGGATCTTAATAAAGACCCGAACGCTGACCCGCATAACGGCATATTCTTTCAAACGAGAGATACGAATCATCCAAATGCCAATCTGTATGTAGATTTGATTAACAAATATTTGCCTGATATCAAAACACAATATGTAAAAGCAAGCAACAATGTAAAGTATACGAATGAGAACGGCGTAGAAGTAATCGCAAGCAAAGCTCAGGTTCCTTACCTCTTTCAATATAACAAAGACAACAAGGATGCTGATGGCAACAGGGCTCCAATTCTTGGGCATATTGAATTGATGTATTCTTGGACCAATATTCAACCTGATTATGTAAGCAGCGGGCTTACTGGTGTGAATTACAATAACTATACGAATGCTTTGAAAAGCCTATTTGCAAGAGTTGAGGCTACACCAACAGGGCTGACAGCGGGTAAACCAACCTCATCGGATGAAAATGATGGTCAAATAACAGGAACGAAAGGTAAAGCGCTTGAATACAAGCTTGAAAGTGAAACGGATTACAAGGCTGTAACTGGTGATGCAATAACTAACTTAGTGCCAGGTACTTACAATGTTAGATATGCATCCAAGCTTGGATACAATGGTCCTCATACAGCAGGAATTCCTGCAGCTGTTTCGTACAAAGCGGGCGAAGCTGTAAACGTAGTGGTGCCATCCTATATTCAAGACCAAGCCGCACCAACAGGGCTGGCAGGCGTTGCACCAACGACATCAGCTAACAATGACGGTAAAATTACAGGAACGACGACAGCGCTTGAATACAAGTTGTCTAATTCGTTATCCGATTATATTCGTGCAACAGAACCGTCTGTTACAGATCTTGTTTACGGTACTTATGATGTTCGTTACGCGGCAAAAGAAGGATATCGCCCAAGCCCTAAAGTAGAGGTTGTTATTCCGGCTTACGGCGAGGAAGCGCAAGAAGCGCCGACTGGCTTAACAGGCGTATCACCGACAACGATTGCTAATAACGATGGACAAATTACAGGAACGACTGCAGCTCTAGAATACAGATTAGATGGAACGGATGCTTATCAAGCGGCAACAGAACCAGCGATCACTGGTCTCGCAGCAGGCACCTACAATATCAGATTTGCAGCTAAACCTGGATTCAGTGCAAGCCCAGCAATTGATATCGTTATCAAAGCGTTTGCTCTACAAGAGCAGTCGGAACCATCAGGCTTGACGGGTGTAGCTCCAACCTCTTCAGCTAATAATGATGGACAAATTACAGGAACAACGACAGCACTTGAATACAAGCTGTCAGGAGCTGAGTCCTATCAAGCGGCTACAGCGCCATCTATTACTGGTTTATCATCAGGCACTTACAACGTGAGGTTTGCGGCTAAGGAAGGCTATAATGCCGGAGCAGTGCTAGATGTCATTGTACCTAATTATGTATCTCCTCCAAGCGGTGGAAACAATGGCCCAAATCCAACGCCAACACCTACACCTCCAGCAGGCGGAGATAATGATGGTACAGCACCAACAGCAACGATAACAGCAACAACCGATGCTGCGACAGGAGCAACCGTAGCGAAAGCAACCGCAGCTTCTATTACAAGCCTGGTTGAGCTTGCTAAGAAAGCGGAAGCAGCAGGCAAAACCTCTGTCGTTGAGCTTAAGGTTGAAGCTACAGCTCAAACTAAATCTGTAGAGCTGAGCATTCCTAGAAAGTCGTTTAATGAAGTAGCTTCTACCACAAATGCGGGTGTGATGGCCAATCTTGGCGTTGGCACTGTTGTTTTTGATGCAAAAGCAATCGAAAGCATCAGCAATTCGGCTGAAGCGGGTGACATCAGCATTATTATTACGAAAGTAGAGCTGACGGACGAGGGCAAGGAGGCTTTGGGTGACAGACCGGTTTATGATTTCTCCGTATTCGCAGGAACTACCCAGCTTACAAGCTTTGGCGGCAGCAATGTGCAAGTTAGTGTGCCTTATACTTTAAAAGCCGGAGAAGATCCAAATGCTGTAGTGGTCTACTATGTAACGGATGCCGGCAGCTTGGAAACGATCCGCGGGAAATACAACGCGGGTACAGGAACGGTAAACTTTGTTACGACACATTTCTCCCAGTACATTGTAGGGTACAATAAAGTAAGCTTTAAAGATGTATCGGATGCAGCTTGGTATAAGGATGCCGTTGGATTCCTTGCGGCAAGAAGCATTACAACAGGTACAGACGAGGACCATTACAGCCCGAATGCGACAGTGACGAGAGGCCAATTCATCGTCTTGTTATTGAAAGCATACGGCATCGAGCCAAATGAGAAAGAGACAGCTAATTTTGATGATGCAGGGAATACCTACTATACGAATTACTTGGGAGCTGCTAAGCGCCTGGGTATTACGAAAGGTGTAGAAGGCAATACGTTTGACCCTAATAGCAAAATTACACGTCAAGATCTATTTACGCTTCTGTATCGTGCACTTGAAGTGTTTGGTGAATTGCCTAAAGCAGAGACAAATGTTGCGGTGTCCAGCTTCAGTGATTCCGCTCAAATTGCAAGCTATGCAACCGACGCTTTCAAGGTGCTAGTTGAGGGCGGCATCATTACGGGGAACAATTCAAAGCTGAGCCCTAAAGATGTTTCTACGAGAGCTCAAGTGGCACAAGTGCTTTATAATCTGCTTTCAAAGTAA
- a CDS encoding ABC transporter ATP-binding protein, producing the protein MDSILQVNGLIGGYSPRRPVLHDISFEVKAGEMVGLIGLNGAGKSTTIKHILGLMKPQAGEVKVDGVTLEEETERYRSAFAYVPETPVLFDELTVEEHLRLTGMAYSVKDKQYGDREDELLKQFQMTPKRKAFAAHLSKGMKQKVMIMNALLAEPPLYIIDEPFLGLDPLGIRSLLERLVEVKQKGAAILMSSHILSTVEAYCDRFIVMHHGKIVAIGTLDDIRQAAGMDMRSGSLEDAFYKLVTGGNV; encoded by the coding sequence ATGGATTCTATTTTACAGGTGAATGGTTTAATTGGCGGTTACAGCCCTCGAAGACCAGTACTGCATGATATCTCCTTTGAGGTAAAAGCGGGCGAGATGGTAGGATTAATCGGTCTGAATGGCGCTGGAAAAAGCACGACCATTAAGCATATTTTAGGTTTAATGAAGCCGCAGGCGGGGGAAGTAAAGGTTGATGGCGTTACGCTGGAGGAAGAAACGGAGCGTTACAGAAGCGCATTTGCTTATGTGCCGGAGACGCCGGTTCTATTTGATGAGCTGACCGTTGAGGAGCACTTGCGCTTAACGGGGATGGCCTATAGCGTAAAGGACAAGCAGTATGGTGATCGTGAGGACGAGCTGCTGAAGCAGTTCCAAATGACGCCAAAGCGTAAAGCCTTTGCGGCTCACTTATCCAAAGGCATGAAACAAAAGGTCATGATTATGAACGCGCTGCTCGCTGAGCCGCCGCTGTACATCATCGATGAGCCTTTTCTAGGGCTTGACCCGCTTGGCATTCGTTCCTTGCTGGAGCGGCTGGTTGAAGTAAAACAAAAGGGAGCAGCCATCCTAATGAGCTCGCATATCCTCTCAACTGTGGAAGCATATTGCGATCGTTTTATCGTCATGCACCACGGTAAAATCGTTGCGATCGGCACGCTCGATGATATTAGACAAGCAGCAGGCATGGACATGCGCAGCGGTTCTCTGGAGGATGCCTTCTATAAGCTCGTTACTGGGGGCAATGTTTGA
- a CDS encoding ABC transporter permease: MSNISKLELMWQQRAKAFRGETLPYFRYMGQSGFPAFMSLILISSTIGYINLIRHMPASFPFATVGVIALTLMLCWSPLRTWLAAGDVVFMMPREAEMAGYLRLSFRHTSIACSILAAIVFLLYLPIYNQGPAINGALLLAVVAAALKAGNVWGAWKERRMTWAGMRRLMRVLRWAMTALTLVAWLTCTAWQAAGFTLLIGILSMLLYRLPTKHPFPWERLIEEEARTRKRYYVFFGLFIDVPTLPSSIARRSYLSWILRTIPYSNRNTFVYLYTASMLRTEMGGIILRLLILGCLITYWFAEAVSLSGYGSVLVFFIFMGLIAVQLGGLRHIHRYSVWKHVYPLPEKQRIEQYLKIDRLAMVLCTLMLWLFVALPLALAGGVYVPSLIAIVLAAMYIAIRPARLRKKLAKDEDED; encoded by the coding sequence ATGAGCAATATTAGCAAGCTGGAGCTGATGTGGCAGCAAAGAGCAAAGGCATTCCGCGGGGAAACCTTGCCTTATTTTCGGTATATGGGGCAAAGCGGCTTCCCAGCTTTTATGTCTTTAATCTTGATCTCCTCCACGATTGGATACATAAATTTAATTCGTCATATGCCAGCCAGCTTTCCCTTTGCGACTGTTGGTGTGATTGCATTAACGTTGATGTTGTGTTGGAGTCCGCTTCGTACGTGGCTTGCGGCCGGAGACGTCGTCTTTATGATGCCGCGTGAGGCAGAGATGGCCGGTTATTTGCGCTTATCGTTCCGACATACTTCAATTGCTTGTTCGATACTAGCTGCCATTGTGTTTCTTCTTTATTTGCCGATCTATAACCAAGGCCCAGCCATTAACGGCGCATTGCTTCTTGCAGTCGTGGCTGCCGCTCTGAAGGCGGGCAATGTATGGGGAGCATGGAAAGAGCGCCGAATGACTTGGGCTGGCATGCGACGTCTCATGCGTGTGCTGCGCTGGGCAATGACAGCATTGACGCTGGTAGCTTGGCTTACTTGTACCGCTTGGCAGGCTGCGGGGTTTACGCTGCTCATCGGTATACTGTCTATGCTGCTTTATCGTCTTCCAACAAAACATCCTTTTCCTTGGGAGAGGCTGATTGAAGAGGAAGCAAGGACACGCAAACGGTATTATGTTTTTTTTGGATTGTTTATCGATGTACCTACACTCCCATCGAGTATAGCAAGAAGATCGTATTTAAGCTGGATTCTGCGTACGATACCGTATTCGAATCGCAATACATTCGTTTATCTCTATACGGCATCTATGCTTAGAACCGAGATGGGCGGAATTATACTAAGGCTGCTTATTCTCGGCTGCCTCATCACCTATTGGTTTGCTGAAGCCGTATCGCTATCTGGTTATGGCAGTGTTCTCGTATTTTTTATTTTTATGGGGCTCATTGCAGTTCAATTAGGCGGCTTGCGTCATATCCATCGTTATTCGGTTTGGAAGCATGTGTACCCATTGCCGGAAAAACAGCGAATCGAGCAATATTTGAAAATCGATCGTTTGGCGATGGTGCTGTGCACGCTGATGCTGTGGCTGTTTGTTGCTTTGCCGCTGGCTTTGGCGGGCGGCGTTTACGTCCCTTCGCTCATAGCTATTGTACTTGCCGCCATGTATATCGCCATTCGTCCAGCGCGTCTGCGCAAGAAGCTTGCGAAAGATGAGGATGAAGACTAA
- a CDS encoding aminotransferase class I/II-fold pyridoxal phosphate-dependent enzyme, with protein MNPLAQQLNKTLQAESPNVYAMLSDLGKAIYFPKEGILSQSAEAKTKATKFNATIGIATEGGQPMHLKVIQDTLSAYNPKDIYEYAPPAGKPELRAAWRTKMIKDNPSLESKGFGTPVVTNALTHGLSIVADLFANAGDAVIIPNKNWENYELTFGIRRGAEIVEYPLYNDQTRFNSAGLREALLAQKDKGKAIVVLNFPNNPTGYTPGPQEGDEIVAAIHDAAEAGINVVVVTDDAYFGLFFEDSMQESLFSKLADLHPRVLAVKVDGATKEEYVWGFRVGFITYGSTSAATLNALEQKTIGIIRATISSGPHPSQTFVLRALTSPEFEAQKAEKYDIMKRRANRVKSLLDSGRYGDVWGYYPFNSGYFMCLTLSGVTAESVRAHLLNQYGIGTIALGETDLRVAFSCIEEENLEELFDTIFKAVNDLIAQKV; from the coding sequence ATGAACCCACTTGCTCAGCAATTAAACAAGACGTTACAAGCAGAAAGCCCTAACGTTTATGCGATGTTGTCAGACTTAGGCAAAGCGATTTATTTCCCGAAGGAGGGCATTCTCAGTCAGTCCGCCGAAGCGAAAACGAAAGCAACTAAATTTAATGCTACTATTGGAATTGCAACAGAAGGCGGACAACCGATGCACCTAAAGGTCATCCAAGATACCCTCTCTGCATACAATCCGAAAGATATATATGAATATGCGCCTCCTGCAGGAAAGCCTGAGCTTCGTGCTGCTTGGCGTACAAAAATGATCAAAGACAACCCTTCCCTTGAATCAAAGGGCTTTGGTACGCCAGTCGTTACAAATGCATTGACCCACGGTCTTAGCATCGTAGCTGATCTATTCGCTAATGCGGGTGACGCTGTAATCATCCCTAATAAAAACTGGGAAAACTACGAATTGACATTCGGTATCCGCCGCGGTGCTGAAATTGTAGAATACCCGCTGTATAACGACCAAACTCGCTTCAACAGCGCTGGCCTTCGCGAAGCCTTGCTGGCTCAGAAGGACAAAGGGAAAGCCATCGTTGTGCTGAACTTTCCAAACAACCCTACTGGCTACACGCCTGGTCCACAGGAAGGCGATGAAATCGTCGCTGCCATTCACGACGCAGCGGAAGCTGGCATCAATGTAGTTGTTGTAACAGACGATGCTTATTTTGGTTTATTTTTCGAAGATTCCATGCAAGAATCACTGTTCTCCAAGCTTGCTGATCTGCATCCGCGTGTGCTTGCCGTTAAAGTTGACGGTGCGACCAAAGAAGAGTACGTATGGGGCTTCCGCGTAGGCTTCATTACGTATGGTTCAACTTCTGCGGCTACTTTGAATGCGTTGGAGCAAAAAACAATTGGTATCATTCGTGCCACGATTTCCAGCGGCCCGCATCCATCACAAACATTCGTATTGCGCGCTTTGACTTCACCTGAATTCGAAGCTCAAAAAGCGGAGAAATACGATATTATGAAACGCCGCGCCAATCGCGTAAAATCGTTGCTCGACAGCGGTCGTTATGGCGATGTATGGGGCTATTACCCATTCAACTCCGGCTACTTTATGTGTCTAACACTAAGCGGCGTTACAGCTGAGTCCGTACGTGCACATCTGTTGAACCAATACGGAATCGGTACGATTGCTCTAGGTGAAACAGATCTTCGCGTTGCTTTCTCTTGCATCGAGGAAGAAAATCTTGAAGAGCTGTTCGATACGATTTTCAAAGCGGTTAACGATTTGATTGCTCAAAAAGTATAA
- a CDS encoding AraC family transcriptional regulator has product MLHISPNSFILLPAFAKIVCEPGWRWARREKPMANFDLFYVWSGEGEVEVNGTHYEVGPGSCFLFRPGDYTSSTHNPQRPLVLSYIHFAINETIDAVPSRYRQLNDTVDFEYMLSRYVRLFLVKTYAAEEEAQLVLKQLMIHLLREDKQLPVEKKASNQLTEAIHEVANFVRQNPSIAHRVEDLAMRAQLSPRYFSMKFKELIGMSVQTYMIRTRIERAQHLLMHAGMNVTEVADALGYRDIFFFSRQFKQYTGRSPSEIR; this is encoded by the coding sequence ATGCTGCACATTTCGCCTAATTCGTTCATCCTGTTACCTGCGTTTGCCAAAATCGTATGTGAGCCGGGTTGGAGATGGGCTAGACGCGAGAAGCCGATGGCCAATTTTGATTTATTTTATGTTTGGAGCGGAGAAGGGGAAGTTGAAGTCAACGGTACTCACTATGAGGTTGGTCCGGGAAGCTGCTTCTTGTTTCGTCCGGGCGACTACACAAGCTCCACTCATAACCCGCAGCGCCCGCTCGTATTATCCTATATTCACTTTGCCATTAATGAAACGATAGATGCTGTGCCGAGCCGGTATAGGCAATTGAATGACACGGTCGACTTTGAATATATGCTCTCACGCTATGTAAGGCTGTTTCTTGTAAAAACGTATGCAGCGGAAGAGGAGGCGCAGCTTGTTCTTAAGCAGCTGATGATTCATTTGCTTAGAGAGGACAAGCAGCTGCCTGTCGAGAAGAAGGCAAGCAATCAATTGACAGAGGCCATTCATGAGGTGGCAAACTTTGTTCGGCAAAATCCAAGCATTGCGCACCGTGTAGAGGATTTAGCGATGCGGGCGCAGCTGTCGCCCCGATATTTTTCAATGAAATTCAAAGAACTGATCGGCATGTCAGTGCAAACCTACATGATTCGCACGAGAATTGAACGGGCGCAGCATTTGCTCATGCACGCCGGGATGAATGTGACCGAGGTAGCAGATGCACTCGGCTATCGGGATATCTTTTTTTTCAGCAGGCAGTTTAAGCAGTATACGGGGCGAAGCCCCTCGGAGATCAGATAG